From the genome of Solibacillus sp. FSL H8-0538:
TGCTCGTCGTAGATCCTAGTGCTCCTGTTCGTAATGATTTATCCACTTGACTTTTGCCGGCATTGGCACGCTCTAATAGTGATTTTTTTGTTGTATTAATATAGCTATTTTCAGCGTCATCCGAAATATAATGATAATCTTTTAGGTCTAAACGGTGGAATAAAGAGACAACTTGGGCGCGTGTAATATTATTGGTTGCACCAAAAAATTTGGCGATGTCTTTGTTTTCATATTGTGGATTTTGCCCCGTTGAAATGGCATGGTCCAGTAAAAATTCAATCGACTTACTTAAATTTTGTTTGCCGTCTGCTACGTGTGCAATTGCCTGTGCCACTACGCCACGTTTCACCGCTTTTCCGCGAATCGAATTGTCAAAATAGCCATTCAGCGGGACACTATAAGCAGCCAAAGTTTCATAATTTGCGTCGGAAGCAGTCGTAGCAGGGGTATGCTTTTTTAATTCCTCATCAACTTGTTCGAGGTCAAAATAATTGACAAGAATGCTTGCAAATTGTTGCTCCGTGATAACTTGGTTGGGCTTAAATGTGCCGTTAGGGTAGCCCCCAATAACCCCAAAATCTTTTGCCCATTTTATGGAATCATACGCATAATGATCGACGGGCACATCTTTAAATAATGATTTTGCAGATGAAGGTGTAGCACCAACGAACAGGATGCTCAACACAAAAAACATACCAATTATTTTTTTCAATAAAATACCTCCTTGAGTTATTTTGGTTATATTTTACATTATTTGCGACCTATTAACATACAGTTGAATTATTTCTTATAATCTTCAGAATGAGTTAATTAGATAGAAGGTACCAGGTATGAAACAATTCAATTCAATTTATAAAATACAAACATCATTAATTGCAGATCCAATCTTGGATATCGAAATCGATGTCTATGAGGATCAATTCAAATATTTCGTGGTAAATTTATTTATTACAGAATTTATCTCCGACATCGTAGTATTGAATGAATGGTTTGCTATATCGTTATAGTTGTGGATAAGTTTTCGGTGTTTTAGTGTATATTGATATGTTTGGTTATATTGGCTTATTTATTTTGAGTAAATGTTTGAAGGCGCTATTTAAGAGAATGTCCGTTTTATGTAATTTTGAGAAAGCTCAAGCTGCAAGTCTTTGTTCGTTGTCAGTGCCGTATTTTGTATATCTAATAAGATAATGACGATTGCTTCGAAAATGCAAACTTTACCTAATCCATAAGGTGTCAAAAGGTAAAGTGGTGTAGAGTCCATTTTGTCATAAACTTAGTACCCTTCCTTTATAAAATGTTTAGGGATATATTTTTTACTTCTAAAACGAAATTATATGAAGCCATATTAAACTGTTTGATCTTCTACTATTAAGCTAAAGTTAAAACTACAAAAAATATCGCACCATCTGATGCATTTGGGGTGTCTAGATTAAAACAATGTGATGCCTGAATATTCTTTAAGCAATAAATCTAAACTTATATATAAAGGTTGTTCTGGTATCTAATAATAACAATTTACACCCTACATGAGCTTAGTCTTGTGTAGTTTTTTTGTGCAAATTTAACATTATTTACCTTTTGGTATCTCGTGTTATATAATCGTAGTATATATATTCGAGGAAAGCGTGGACCTGTAACGGAGGGGATAGAGCAATGAAAAAGAAGTTACATTATTTTAAAGCAACTGTAGCTACTGCGGTACTAGCATCGGCGGTAACACCATTTGCACCAGTGCCAACAGTTGCTAGTGTTTATTTTAATGATGTCCATGAATCGGATTATTTTTATGATGCCTTGGCCGAACTTTATGATCGTGGCGTAGTCCAAACGTTTCCAAATGGTACAATTCGACCGCACCAGAACTTAACACGTGGACAAACAGCGCAAATTATTGCGGATGTACTTCAACTGGATACAGATGATGTAACAAATCCATACTTTAGAGATATTTCGACATCGCATCCATACTACGGAGCGATTGCAGCCCTATCGGAATTGGGTATTATCGGTGGTTATGAAGATGGTACATTCCGTCCGAATGCATATGTGCAACGTCATCATATAGCAAAATTTTTGACGAATGCCTTTCAATTAGAAACAACGTTAGCAGATGAACTTCCGTTTACTGATGTGCCAGAAGCGTATAGATATTATGTAGCTGCGCTCTATGAAAATCAAATTACAACTGGGAAAACTGCTAAAACATTTAACGGAACAGCTAATGTTACACGTGGGCAATTAGCTGCCTTCATTGTACGTGCAGAGCAATCACAGTGGGCAGAACCAATTGTGACTTCAACACAACGACAAAGCGGCGAATTTTCTGTTACGGTAAAAAATATTACGAGTACAACGATTCAAACATCGCAAGGAACATATCGCGTAGATGAGAAATTGCAGCAACTCCTCCACGCAACAAATCGTAAAGCATTACAAGATGCACAGCTTGTTATACGCGTCTCTAATAACAAAATCTCTCGGTTATCTAGTGTAACCCTGAATAGCGACAATACGACATTTGATGGAGGAAATCTCGTTATTCCAGGAAATGTGCTTGTAAATGCCGATGATCTCACGATTAAAAACGTAACAATTAACGGTAACCTAACAATTGCAAATGAAGTCACCAACTATTTCTCTACAAATAATATATCCGTCGATGGAAATTTAGAAATAGGAAATCGTGTTAGCTCAACATCGTTCTACTCTGGCCCAACGATTTCACTACAGGATTCATTGATTAAAACAATTGATGCTCAAGTAAATTATGTCACAATTAATTCAAATAACATATTATTGGATGTCCGTGCCTCGGAACGGTTAGCATCATTAACGCTTAATGCACGTGTTCAAAAAGTAAACGTAAATACGACAACACCAATTACAATCTCAGGTTCAGGCGCTATTGAACAAATTGCAGTGAATAGTACTAGCGATATTACATTGACAGGGGACGGACAAATTTCAGAAGTAATCCTCAATAATTCTATTACGAGAATTTCACTAGGAGACTATATATATATTAAGAAACTGATTAGTCCTCTTGGAAGAAGCGCGCAGGCATCTGTACTAAATTATAATCTAGTGAGAGGGCAAATTCGTGAGTTTGAATCCAGTACGTTAAATAACTATCTCTACAATGATACTTCAGGAGAAAGTGAATTTGCCCAGGTGCGAACAATAATAGAAACTTTAAATATAAAGTGGGAAGGGAATTTATCGGCAACTTATTTAGAGGCGCAAAGAAAATTGGCACAAATTAAACTACCCGCTGGAACTTATGTCAAGGCCCAGGCAGGTACAGATTATTATATTGGGAATGTTTTAATTCATCTGATTAATGATGATGACACAATTATACAAGTCATTGGCCCTATTCAAGTGGCGACTAATAAATCCTCGTTACAAAACCTAATTTCAACTATAGCCTACGTTAACGTATCAATAGATGGTAAAGATATCGGACAGGCACAAAAATGGACGACATCTAAGGAACGCCAAGTATTACACAATGCAGTAACTGTTGCACAATCTGTTATAAATAATTATTATGCAACACAAACAGAAGTAGATAACGCCTATACACTATTACAATCTGCAATAAAACGTTATTATGCAGCTCAAAAATGGGGGAATTATTCGCAAACTAATAAAGCGTATCTCTCGGCTGAAATATCAGCTATTACATTTGTCAAAACTTCTATCGATGGAACTGATATTGGAACGACACAAAAATGGACGACACTAAATGAGCTCATCGTATTCCAAAATGCCATTCACAGTGCACAAGCTGTTGCAAATAATCCATTAGCTACACAACGAGAAGTTGATACGGCACTTTATACGCTACAAATTGCGATTAATAACTATGCAGCTGCACATCAATGGGGAAGAAGTATTTCGTTGTAGAGTAAATTAATTTTTATATGCACTAGGTGTGAAGACGAGAATTAAATTAATAGTTCAAAGCGTCCCCTGCACAATTGTTTAACCTTGTGGAGGGGTTTCCTATGTGTAAAATGTGTAGGGTTTTTACGGATTTAGCTGCTGAGCAATAAACGTTTAAGACA
Proteins encoded in this window:
- a CDS encoding S-layer homology domain-containing protein, yielding MKKKLHYFKATVATAVLASAVTPFAPVPTVASVYFNDVHESDYFYDALAELYDRGVVQTFPNGTIRPHQNLTRGQTAQIIADVLQLDTDDVTNPYFRDISTSHPYYGAIAALSELGIIGGYEDGTFRPNAYVQRHHIAKFLTNAFQLETTLADELPFTDVPEAYRYYVAALYENQITTGKTAKTFNGTANVTRGQLAAFIVRAEQSQWAEPIVTSTQRQSGEFSVTVKNITSTTIQTSQGTYRVDEKLQQLLHATNRKALQDAQLVIRVSNNKISRLSSVTLNSDNTTFDGGNLVIPGNVLVNADDLTIKNVTINGNLTIANEVTNYFSTNNISVDGNLEIGNRVSSTSFYSGPTISLQDSLIKTIDAQVNYVTINSNNILLDVRASERLASLTLNARVQKVNVNTTTPITISGSGAIEQIAVNSTSDITLTGDGQISEVILNNSITRISLGDYIYIKKLISPLGRSAQASVLNYNLVRGQIREFESSTLNNYLYNDTSGESEFAQVRTIIETLNIKWEGNLSATYLEAQRKLAQIKLPAGTYVKAQAGTDYYIGNVLIHLINDDDTIIQVIGPIQVATNKSSLQNLISTIAYVNVSIDGKDIGQAQKWTTSKERQVLHNAVTVAQSVINNYYATQTEVDNAYTLLQSAIKRYYAAQKWGNYSQTNKAYLSAEISAITFVKTSIDGTDIGTTQKWTTLNELIVFQNAIHSAQAVANNPLATQREVDTALYTLQIAINNYAAAHQWGRSISL
- a CDS encoding S-layer homology domain-containing protein; the protein is MKKIIGMFFVLSILFVGATPSSAKSLFKDVPVDHYAYDSIKWAKDFGVIGGYPNGTFKPNQVITEQQFASILVNYFDLEQVDEELKKHTPATTASDANYETLAAYSVPLNGYFDNSIRGKAVKRGVVAQAIAHVADGKQNLSKSIEFLLDHAISTGQNPQYENKDIAKFFGATNNITRAQVVSLFHRLDLKDYHYISDDAENSYINTTKKSLLERANAGKSQVDKSLRTGALGSTTSTTTNSWNGNYSYYYRWGSGEFDQSGRNLRISKTTDENFYIELETFDGRFNGTVKGYASILSKTKAMMYEPVKGNGDRCVIEFEKLSNAIKITELDCESERGANTNFSGTLKKK